aaggggaaacccgccatttcccagggttttcttctttaaaagagaatatctgcatttttccatgaacTTGGCAGTGACAGCAGGCTCAGCTGGGGTGTGGGCTGCCCCAGCTGACCTCAGAGAGTATGATCATGCCAGACCTGCAACACCTGCAGACCCCCTGAAACCTGCTCGTGGCCCTCCCctgttgagagccactggtctaGGATGTAGATGCTGCAGCGGGTGAGAAGGCAGATGCAGGTAGGGAAGGGAAGAATGGAGATCGCTGTCAGCTTTGCAAAGCTAGAAGTGACCCAACAGGCAACCTGCTCAAAGACTCTAAACCAAAGCTTGACCTAAGAGACAGCTTGATTGCTAAATTGTAGGGTAGCCTGATTTGTGCAACAGTTCAGGCATATTTGTACCGAATCCTACTGAGGTTCCACGTGGTGCATCGTTCCAAAATGGTTACTTATTTACCCAACTTTTTAAGCTCCCATCAGTAGGTATGTATTCCTTCAGCATATACATAATTGTGGCTATTTATTATTTCTCTCTACAAGGATTTGATTCCTAAGAGGTCAGAATAAAACTAGCTGTTGCAATGTAGTAGCTCCTTTATAATAAATCAAGACTATGAGTCAGAGTCATGTTGTTCCACGGCTCCATTAGCATTTAGTGCGTTGTGAATCTTGATATGCCCTTTGGTCTATTTATGCAGATAATTACTGCATGCCTGAGCCTTGCATTTAATTGCCTCTCTGAATGCATACGTTTTTAAGGGAACTTGCCTTCATCCTGTCTCCATAATGAAGATTGCAAAAGAGAAATCGGATACCCAAGGGAAAGCCAAGATCAACGAATCTGAAGCATTGATCTctggaaaaaacatttcaaaactctGAACAAAATCACAACTTGAGGTTTGAGTTTTTGGGGCAAGAAGATAATTCTTGTGTTTTAGCCAGTAGGAATCACTACAGAAAGTAGCTCAGGAGGAAAAGTAACACGGATATTTGAAAATACCATATAGGCTTTTTGTCCAGTGCACATTTTACTGGTAAGATTATTGCAGCTATATATTGGTTTCACCACCCATTGTGCAGTCTGTTATGGGCATCAGACTGGTATTACTTTATTCTACTCAATCTATCACAGCTGAGTCCAGGGGTAAAACTGAATAGGTAATTGTAGCTACAGTTTTTGTATGCATTTTTCCACCATTTAACTGCCATTAAACCTTGCTCATCAGGGTGTTCTGAGTAGAAATTAGCCTATGTTTGCCCAATGCTAGGAGGTTGGTGCTGAGGTTGATTGTGAAGCCCTGCTGTGATGGGGCCTAAGAGCCCCATGCTAGCCCAGAAGGAGCTGATGAACTGCAGTGCCTCCCATCggctctgccccactccacctGTGCTGGGTGTTGAAGCTCAATGGAGCAGTTAAAAAGCAAAGGGCTGATGACCGTGGCTGGGCTGTGTCCGGAGCCTGGCTGAAGATGCATGTGCCCAGCGGAGAGGAAGCTGACATGGACATCAAATCTTTTCCTTCGTGTCACTCTTGGAGAGAAGTGACCCATGCAGTTTGAAAACGAGCTCAACACGGGGCAGATGCAATGGGCTTTTTACCCAGGAGGAGCCTATTGGGGTGGTAAGTTGAGCCAATGCAGCTGGGGTTTCCCAGGGAGAGAGTCAGGTGGGAAAGATTTGGGTTACAGAAAGAGCATGTTACACGATCACCAGATACCGACCAGTGGTCCAGTGATTACTCCAGGCTTTGCACACCCTGCTTCTGGGATCCATCTGCTTCTTCTCCTGAAGTCGTTTCAAGGTCTTTTTAAAACAAGCTTCAGAGGAAAAGTGGGAAAAAAGAACCTTTTCTCTGAAATTAATAATTCCAGGAAGCCTGGAATAGATGGTAGGACCAATGGCAATATATCACACTGGCTCTGACTTAATGGAGATTATTTCCTTGTAGCAAGTCTATCATTTTAATTCCCTCCCAGTAGCAAGAAGCTTGTTTAGCACTTTTCAGTAACTGAAGTGTTTACACAGTATGAAAAGCAATACCTATTGCCATGACAACCCAAATCATCATAAAGTACACAATAGGTGCAAACATTACCATTTTTGCAAGGAGGTTTTACATAAACCTCACCTTAATCATAGATTACAGCTCTGTGCGAGGACGGAGCAGTACAAAAACCAAGCTTATTGTGATTTAGTATTTTAATAAAGAAGTATTTTCAGCTCCTTCTGCAGACTCTGGGTAACGTTGAGCGTTGTGATGGAGGGTAGAGGTAGTAACACTTGTAATTAAGGTCGCCTGACAGTTTCTATCACAAGGACCTGTTTTCAGCTCCTAACTGCAGTCATTCCAGGTGGTGATATTTTCCATGTTGTGTATCTGCCTCGTATTGAGCTCTTTTTTGGGATGTCATGAGTCGCTTCTCTCCAAAAGCAACATGAAGGAAAACATTTGATTTGCTCATGTTGCACAAGAACCAACTCGGCTGCCTCATTGAGAAGCTGTAGCATCTCCCTTCTGTGGCACTACTGAAATTTGGCTAGTGTCCTTTTGCCCTCCCTGGACAGATCTTGGCTAATGTATGAGCCTCTGAAAAAGCTGTTTGCATGTGCTCAGTGTTGAATTGTTAACATTTGGCAACTAAATTAGCTAGAGACTCCTGCATCGCTCTGTCACCTCACAGGTCCTTATCCCCACCATGCACCTAAGCACTTCCCAGCTCAGGTCTCTCCTTGCAGTTGCTTCTCTTAGCTGCTGGCAGTCTCTGTGGTCCTGAGCCCAGGGCTCTTGCAGCAGGCTGTTGGAGGGCAAGCAGTCCTGGCTCAGGTAACAAAGTGTGAAAAtctaagaaaagaagaaataggGCCTGGACTGCGCTGGCTTGAGGACAGGAGCAAGGGCAGAAGGCTTTGGGGgtgggaaaaagagaaaaatagcagcagcagtaatTCATTTCTTGGCTTTTGAGTGCTTGCCTTTTGCAAAATTCAGGTTCTTTTAACATGGGTTTGTTAGATGGCAGTTTTTTTCTGTCCAGAGTATATACAGCTTATTTTGAGTAACATGCAAATAGTAAGCGGCGTTTCACTCTGCAGATAAACTATTCCATTTCAAATGCCTAAATTAAGCCTGGATTGCAAAATAGATTGCACGTCCACATCAAGGGGTGACAAGGACAGATGTAAACGAAAGCCTTCTCGTGACTGATTAGCACTCAAATACTGGACGTATTTTTTAAGGAATTAATTATAGAGATGACCCAGACTATTGCCAGGCATCATCTGAGCTTTATGGAGGAAAAAGGTACAGTCCGTTCCTTAGTCATTTGCTGTTTAGGGAATAGATTGAACCTGAGACTGATGGCCCTGCTTCTGGATTCATTATcaccaggggtcagtcctgattTACATTGGCATTACCGGGCTAGACAGTTTTAATGTCACCCCAGATGCAACTATTTCATGCAAAATCCATATAGCCTTCATCATTTGCAAGCAGTTGGTAACCAATCCAAGTAAGCCATACAACAGTTTTGGGAAGCGTGAGCTAGATGACTGGGCATTTATATAACTTCCTAAATGAGCAGACCTTTGGGAGAGCACTtgcaatcacagaatcataggaaataagggttgggaaggacctcaggaggtcacatctagtccatcccctacAGCTAAGTGCTGTATATAATGGACACGGCTCTGCCTTGAGCAAGAAAGCATAATCTGGCAGCTGTATTACACTAGGCCTTCACCTGCTCCttgatggaaaattataaatcatCACTGAAAAATCACACATGCACATCTAATTGCCATCCTGTGCAACTTAGTTAATGTTCAAATTAATTATTATACAGGTACAAATTAATAAATGCATTAGATGAGAGCTATTGAAATTGTGTACACAAAGGTGGAGAGAGTTTTCCAGCTGTTATGGTGATTTCCATATAATGTTCTTGTTACTATGCGTAATGATACTTCAGTTTGCAAACCTAAGAGGATGAGGTTTTTCCTTAACCTCTAGGGTCCAATGAGTAATTAGAGCACCCAGAGGGTTTTTTGATACTCAGCATACAGTATTTGCCAACTACAAATATGTACATTTAAAACAATTGATCCTATTCTGCCCTTCCTCACCCAGGAAGCTTTGGTTGTCTGCATTTTTAATGCCTTTTGAATTTCAGCAAATAATTAAAATTTGTTCCTACTTGAAAAATAAAGGGGAGAAAACAAAGCAATGTCTATAAATAATGACTTCATCTTTACCATTAAACCCAAAAGTAAAGGTAAGCCATTTGAAGCTTCGGTCCTGCGCATTTCCAAATAATGTCTCAGTCCACGTTTCATTTCCTCCTTAAATAAGCCTTTGTGACCTTGTAGTTTATAGACGTCGAATATGCACTTTACTGATCGAGCCAAGGAGGGTTCATGTGCATGTTCCACACCAGAGCTGCATGCCCACACGAATTGCTATAGTCAAGTAAAGCCACCACTTTATTTTCACTATTCACACTCCAGTGATTAATTAGTCATTGCTTATAAGTAAAACTGTAGCGTTTacactggggagaggggaaaggcaagTGAAAGCAGAGCATGGTGCAAAAAAAGGGACCCTAGAAATACTTCCTTCTCTTAGCGTCTCTGTCAGTAGCTTGGTGGGTCTTGTCTGATTTTGGAAGGCATCAGGAAAAAGCAGGAAGGATACAGCCAATTCTCCGGGCTTTTCTTTCCCCATCTTTGCACTCTGGCCTAAGGATTTCATCTTCTGGAGAAAGTACTGATGGGCAAATATCGATTCTAACAGGGGGGAATAAAAGAGAAATGAGAATATAAATCATGTTTCAGACCTGATGTCAACTCCACTCCAGGTGCTTTCCTGTCCATAGGCACACGCATCTCGTAACGCCCTGTGTCAGATCAGCTAGAGGTGGTGTCCATCCATTGTGGTCAGgtttgggggagaggaaggggatcgCTCCTGAGAGTATTTCTGCAGCAATGGTATAGGACAGGGTGCACATGAAGTATGAAAAGCAGTAGCAGATTTAATTACCCACACACCTGTTAGACTTGAGCGTGCGTGTTTGCGAATGCAGTGACCTACTTGGCGAAAGGCAGGCATGAAATCTGAAAAGATAAAACCTCTATTGGCTCATCACAGTGAAGACAATTCCCTCCTTGTTCATGGTTTGCCTACCTCCAGTGCAAAtcctctgctccttccttagcTAAGACTTAAGCGGTTTCAACAATTAAAAGTTTCAGGTTTCAATTCACGCTGCTACGTTGGGAGAAGCTCTTGCCAAGAACATTTACAAAGCTTTTGAACTTCAGGAAGGGGGCTCCCTAATCTGTTGTAAATACAGATAGACGCTGTCAAGCTAATCGGTGCTTGTGGAGTGATTATTAATGGCCAGGATTGCTACAGAGAGTTGCGCAAAGCTCTTCTTGAAaacaaaggggtaggtactgagCCTCTGAGAAGGCTTTTGGCTTCTCCTTTATAGTTTATTCTGATTTTAAAGACAGTGAACTACATATATCGTGAGCATTACTGAATGGTACATGAATCTTCAAGGCAAGCTCGTAGGCCTGGATTAAATGGGTGGAGAACGTTTcccagggttttattttttttatcggTTTGCTTTGCATGTTTTCTGCACCCTCAGCATCTTTCCATAGGGCAGCATCTCCCTTGCAAGTCCCACTTCTGACTTGTAATTTTGCAAATGTCATGAGGCAATCCTAAGCTAGCTACATGGGACCCTTTTGGCCAGCGGGGGAAAGCAGAGAAGGCAGCGCAGCAGCGAGAAAGCCAGTATATTcgctggggtgtaggttgtagccgtgttggtctaaggatgtaggcagacaaggttctttgggtgaatctgatatcttttattagaccaacttaaagagttgcaaaaaaattttttagcaagctttcaggtttaaaaaccctttgtcaggctgaggaagtctgcagtttttgtgtgctcttcctggatgaaatgaatagtCTATTCACTGTAGTAAATTCACTGATCTTTGGTGGGGGTGTGGACTGCCTCGGAGCACACAAAGTACAAGCTCTTCCTCTTGGAGGATGGAGAGGTAGCTCTTTTAGTCTGAATTCAggcgggaggcagggcagggttgtaccttatagactaattctgAGATGCATGAGAGAATTCAGAGAGAACAAGTCATCTGAGCTCCACCCGGCTCTCATAGAGATGGGCGCAGAGACACAGCACCAGTAGCACGAGACTCGTGTGACCAATTACAACCACCCCCCAATGCAATGCAGAATTTGAAGATATCCTAATGGGAGAAAGATTGTAACGTTGcataataaagacatttttttgcaactatttagttggtctaataaaagatatcacctctgccaaggGTCCTGCGTACGTTGTATAATAAGGACTTTCAAACGGTTTCAATTAGAACAGGTCCAACCACTCAAAACCAGGccaatttccatttaaaaaccaCCATAAGGTTATTTTGCTTTTCACTATTTCACCCAGCTCTAAAAATTACCCTCTTGCATCTGCTTGGCTTCTTTAAATGCTGTTTTCTGGTTACCCGGCATGCTCCAAAGTTGTCTCCTTCCCAAAGACACCTGTAAGGAGAGCAATGCATCGCATTCGGGATTGGAGAGAGAAGCCGTGCAGCTCGAAGTGAAGTGTAACCAGACATTAATACACATTTAACGAGAGCTACTTAAAAACCTTCCTTTGTTCCAAAAGAAAAATGGCTGGGGGGATATTAAACATTCAAATACTGGCTTTGTTTTAGTATGCAGAAGTTCAGGCTTTAATTACCAAGAAGAAATCCCCGAGATAAGTATTAAGCACTGAAGGGCTTAGCTTGAAATGCACTCTCATTTTCAGCATGTCATTATCTTGTAGCTCTGCTCCAccccatgctgcacagccaggagcaAAAACCCACTTGGGAACGGAGCGAATTTAGGATCGAGCCAAAGTCTGGAGGCTGGCCCTGATTTTCCAGACTTTGATAGAAATGCAGGCTCGTTCTAGCCATCGCCTCTTCCCAGCTGTAGGCTCAGTTTTGAGATGGGGGGTGGAGGCTAGAGCAGCCCAGACCTACCCCCAAGCAGCTGAGAGTGGGTGAGGACGGGATTTGGGGTATTAATATCTTAGCACCTGTATGGATAGCTGTGCTTTGCAGTCAAAGGTCCTAATTAGAGTGCTGGGCTTGTCGAGCGTGCTAATTTATACCATGCAAATGCCTCTCCAAGGCCAAGTCAGGAGCCACGTCACCCAGCGCTGGGTAAATCCAGCTGACTTCACTTCGGCTCAGCTAGCCGAGCAGAggcatcccagccccagagctggttgCATTCCCTCAAATGGAAAGATTTGCCTGCATAAAGGCTGGTCATGGTGGCATGGTCCCAGTTGGACTGTAGACAGGGCCCAGGTGCTTATAGAGCCTCAAAACGATCACACGGGCTTCTTCAGGCAATACAAACAGCAACCTTGGGCAGCTCAGGTGAGTGTGCGGCCATCACAGGTGATGTTAGAGAAGGGAAACGGAGTCGCGAGTGCACCTGAACATCGCCCGCTGTACCCACCTGCTGCTAGCAGGCGTTGAGCTTTCCTCCTTCCGTGGATTTAATCTCCCGTAATCAAGTTAGTTTCACTCAATTGGCCTCGAATTTCCATCGAGTGTTgctctttgaaaaataaaaatcccagcTTGACGTCTGTGGTTTGACTCGACTGCTGAGGgtaaaaaaaggaggaaaaaattagTCATCCTtaaccagggaaaaaaaagaagatgctATCTTGAACTTTCAGGTTCTCCCCTGGCTGCAAGAGGATCAGATGCCTACATGACGTTTTATTTGCCTTCATTGGTATGTCACACCAGGCCCATCGCAGTGGGCTTCAGCCAGTCGATTGAGCAGTGTGCTAAATGGCAATTTAACAAGTATTTCGCAGTTCTGGCCCCAGCTGGGACTTTTCAGGAAGATATTTGCAATTAAACTGTACCTCTAATTCTGTTGCTGCAGGAGCGTGGCATGCTGCAGCATCGTTTCTTGGGGGTCTGCACGAGTTGTTGCACTCAAGGCCGTGCCTTTCCACTTGCACTGCTGCCCTTTGGCGTTGAGTTCGTTATCACCCATTCCTCGTCTTGGAAACACAGGAGAATTGGGCAGGGAACGAGGCAGAGAGCCATATGCTTGCAGAATTGCTGTTTatcctccccagccctgtgtcAGGGGGTCTGCCATTAAAAAGAAGGGTGTATCTTTTAACATGCTATCTTTTCGGGTACCAATGAGATGCAACGCGTTTAATGCCATTCGTACAGGCAAAGAAATCTCTTGTTTGTTAGTTTGCTTGAGACGGGGGCTTGTACACAAGTATCTTCCAGCCTACAAACGTGTgcgcgtgtgtttgtgtgtgtctgcaggtgccaTGCAGTTGCCGCTCTTCCAAGTGTCGAGCAGCAGGTGTGTTAATACAATAGGGTGATTGCATTTCCAGGGAACTGCTGCTCTTTTTGGTTTTTAAGATGTGCAGACTGcacttttttatataaaaaaaaaaataatctacatTTCTGGCCACAGCCTTCCATGAGGGAACGCAGACACCAAGACAATCATGTAATCAGCGGTAGGTTAGACTTTGTGACTTCAGCCATCTGCTACAGACTGGCAGATGGGATAAAAGATGACAGGAGAATGGCTCCTCCGTTTTGTCAGGATATCAGGAGGTTTAAAAAACGATGCCTTTGCATCCCCCGAGGCCTGTAGTTATAGTGTTGCTGGGTCACTTATTGCTACTGAAAAAAGCGAGAGGTTTTTAGACACTCTGGCATAATGCTCCTCTCTCATCTGGTTTGGTAGGACTTCATCGTGACGGTGGTCTTCTCGTTCATGTGGCTAGTGGGCTCCTCTGCTTGGGCCAAAGGACTGTCTGACCTCAAGGTTGCGACGGATCCAGATGAAGTGCTGTTACTGATGTCCGCTTGCAAGCAGCAGACCAACAAATGCATGCCGGTGCACCGCCCAGTCATGTCCAGCCTAAACACCTCGGTCGTAAGTAGACTCGAATTGTTTTACTATAAATGTGCACCACGTCTTGTCATCTCTCCAGACCACAGACAGGGAGTGGCCCTTTGCTAGCCCATAGGAGATGCTGCGGATGGGCTTGTGTGACCTCCCACCTGTCTCTGGAGGTTAGGTACCTGAGTGAGGAttgcagccaggaacctccatcCATTTGTCtagggaggggctggggtctcGAATAACAACCTTACACTTAGGAGGCCAACATGTGCTGAAGTCCTGATTTGGATCTAGCCCTTTGTCACGCTGGAGCTGAAATGCCAACAAGTTTCCTTGCAATTGAAAATGGGGCCCCCGTGCACTCCTAAAAATGTTAACGATGGTCTTTCTGCAGAATAGGTTTTTGCTGTTTTGAACATCTGTGCTCATTTTACTGCTCTGTGCGCTAGGATTTAAAAAGGGCGCACCGGCTACTCTCTAGAGGCAAGCTCTCTAGTAGCGTTGAAACCCCAGGGCAATTTCCACCCGCAGCACTATAAAATAAGCAGGGTTTTCCCTACCTGCCTCCCATCCTCCATAAGTACTCACCCCCATCATAGCTACCTGAACTAAAGGACATCCTTTGTAGTGGAGTCGAAAAGTCAATTATTCATGATTAGGTTGGACCAAGAGCAGAGGTGTTTCATTACCAAGAGATCTGCTCCCCAAACCTACTGGGAAAGGCGGTCTTTAGACATGCCGGGCTCATTTCAGTCTGAAACATTGCACTGCCTGTATTTGATGTTGTCtctctgtatatatgtatatatttgggCTGTGGGACCATGCCTGTGTACTGATGAGTTGCTTTGGTTCTTGTCTAGGTCTTTGGATTCTTGAACTTTATTCTCTGGGCAGGCaatatttggtttgtttttaaggaGACGGGCTGGCATTCCTCAGGCATGAGGCACCCTCCAGACACCATGGAGAAACAATCGAGCAGCTTTAACCAAGGTGGCTATAATCAAGACAACTACGGGCCAACTGGTGGGTATAACCAACCAGCCAGCTACGGCCAGGTGGGTGAATACAGCCAGCAGCAAAGCTATAGTCAGAGCGGGCCGACTTCGTTTGCCAATCAAATTTAGCATCCGCAGAGTTTGCATTTTTGCCTCCGTTCGATGTAGACAGTTTAACAACGCTAAGGTTCAGTGGCACCAGATTTTTAAAGAGTTTAAATAAGTTAACACAACAGAGTGTTTCATGTAATTCAAGATCTAACAGCACCTATTGAGGCAGAGGGGTGGTGGCTTGAGGGTcatatttggctttttttttgtgACTAGATAACTGGTGACGATGTATTCATCGCAGGTGGTGATTTGGAGTAAGTATTGTTGTATGTATTGTATAGATACTTTTATGGTAGTTTTGTATGTGTACTAAGATGGTAGCAGCATTTTGTAGCCTCGGATCTGTAGTATTTAATATGCATTACATAATGAAGTAGAACTGAGTTTCCTCCTACATTTTGGTGAAAAGCAGAAGTGCTTTACTATGATTTCAAACTGTCCCTCGGTAGCTCACAATGCATGTGGCATTGTCCCGACGTTTCAAGACTGCCTGTCTGTGACCCTTTCAAGTATTTGTTTcgattatatttttctttcagagGATTTTATGATGAGTTATTATTTCAGTGAACCGATTCACATGTGATTTAGTGCATGAATAAGCCGCTTCACACAACAGAATGTTTTGGACTATATACCTGGAAGTTTCCAATTTCTGCTACTACTTTTTGTTaaatgtatgtttaaaaaaaaaaaaaaaaagtaagcatattttatatattttgcaGAGTTGAATATATGGCTTACCCGAGTTCTGAATGCTTTGTAACTAAACTGTTTTTCCTTGAAATGGCATTCAGTAGTATATATGGTAACTGGCCAGTGTTTATTCCATTTAACTAAGCTAAGTATTCATTCTATACATCACTATTTCTATTGCTGTTTTGTGACTCTTTTCATGTGAGCTGTGAAAAATAAGGACCAAGTAACTGTGTTATATGTTTACAAAGGTATTTATTTAATTAAGCTAACAGAGGTGCAGAGATCAGGACATAAAACCCCGTGAAAATAAGCCACGTTGTATCCTACACGTATTACAACAAAACATGCCAAGCGCGTGTCTTGTTGGGAGGTAGTTTATAACGCTTAATTATTCCGTTATCTCCACCGAGAGTATTTCTATGTTGTTTAAAGATCATGACAGTTGTGTCCAGGCATTAGGAAGGATGTTAGTTTGAGAAAATATAACAACGCTGACCAAAAACACATCTGGAAGATCTCCCCCTAAGATGTATAAAGCTAGCCCCACAGCGATGGATAACTGTTTCCTTGCTTGCTGTATAGCACATGGGATACTGAACAGCAAAAAGACTCATTTTTATCCCTCCTTTCTTGCTCAATTTGAAGTGAGCAGCAAAACACCCCAGTCAAAACTGATCATCTGCATTTCTAAATAAAAGTGTATTGGTATGTAATATCATTGTATTATCAACTGTAATGTTGAAAGCATCTTAGCCTCCAACAGCCTAGTCTCTTATATGATCGTTGTAACCAATTTATGGCTACTTAGTAGATGAATCTATATTGTGATATCTATTTGACCCTAATAAAGTTATTGCATACAATGCATGTTTGGAGAGTATGGTGATATTACAGTAATGTAAAATAACCCCAAAGACCGATGAATTATTATCAGTAAGTTTTCTCAGTCTAAATGCATAGAAAGGCTTAATCACTTCCCCCTTTTGGTCTGAAAGAAGAAGAGCTAGTGCACACATCGGGTTTAAACAGGCCCGTGGTTATCTGTTCACCAATCTGTTCACATGTACGGCCAGGTAGAGACATGACACACTTACCAGTAAAAGTATAtcagaaaccggtctatacccata
The window above is part of the Alligator mississippiensis isolate rAllMis1 chromosome 12, rAllMis1, whole genome shotgun sequence genome. Proteins encoded here:
- the SYNPR gene encoding synaptoporin isoform X1 — protein: MEAVNQLASTGSFRAVKEPLAFLRLLEWLFAIFAFATCGGYSGGLRLSVDCANKTESDLNIDIAFAYPFRLHQVNFDVPTCEGKRREKLFLIGDFSSSAEFFVTIAVFAFLYSLAATVVYIFFQNKYRENNRGPLIDFIVTVVFSFMWLVGSSAWAKGLSDLKVATDPDEVLLLMSACKQQTNKCMPVHRPVMSSLNTSVVFGFLNFILWAGNIWFVFKETGWHSSGMRHPPDTMEKQSSSFNQGGYNQDNYGPTGGYNQPASYGQVGEYSQQQSYSQSGPTSFANQI
- the SYNPR gene encoding synaptoporin isoform X2; this translates as MCMVIFAPLFAIFAFATCGGYSGGLRLSVDCANKTESDLNIDIAFAYPFRLHQVNFDVPTCEGKRREKLFLIGDFSSSAEFFVTIAVFAFLYSLAATVVYIFFQNKYRENNRGPLIDFIVTVVFSFMWLVGSSAWAKGLSDLKVATDPDEVLLLMSACKQQTNKCMPVHRPVMSSLNTSVVFGFLNFILWAGNIWFVFKETGWHSSGMRHPPDTMEKQSSSFNQGGYNQDNYGPTGGYNQPASYGQVGEYSQQQSYSQSGPTSFANQI